In Sedimentibacter sp. MB31-C6, one genomic interval encodes:
- a CDS encoding NifB/NifX family molybdenum-iron cluster-binding protein — MKIAIPIDEKSMESSVCQSFGRAPYFLFYNTVTKEEEFLDNSAVASQGGAGIRAAQVVVDNANKALITPRCGENAEKVLTKAEVFVYKSISGTVKENIEAFTSNELSLLHDFHPGFHGHGEK, encoded by the coding sequence ATGAAAATAGCAATACCTATAGATGAAAAATCTATGGAATCAAGCGTATGCCAATCTTTTGGCCGTGCACCATATTTTCTTTTTTATAATACGGTGACAAAGGAAGAAGAATTTTTAGACAATAGTGCAGTAGCGAGTCAGGGTGGAGCTGGAATTAGGGCTGCTCAAGTTGTAGTTGATAATGCTAATAAAGCTCTTATTACACCAAGATGTGGTGAAAATGCTGAAAAGGTTCTAACTAAAGCGGAAGTATTTGTTTATAAATCAATATCAGGTACAGTTAAAGAAAATATAGAAGCCTTTACTTCCAATGAATTAAGTTTATTACATGATTTTCATCCGGGATTTCATGGACATGGAGAAAAATAA
- a CDS encoding ATP-binding protein has translation MRIAVLSGKGGTGKTLVSVNLAAVAKKSTYIDCDVEEPNGYLFLKPKKIQTEKISVKIPYVNESLCSGCRKCVEFCKFNALAYISNKVIVFDEVCHSCGGCSLLCPQKAITENEKVIGKVEKGINDNVSVFTGILNTGEASGIPIIKNLLNGDSNKKELTFIDCPPGSACIVMESIKDADYCILVAEPTLFGVHNLSMVYELVKLFNKPFGVVLNKCLDKENPAEKFCVERDIKILAKIPFDKELGDLNSSAKIAVKENNKYNSIFMSLLQDVIKEVKSYETTVNP, from the coding sequence ATGAGAATAGCAGTTCTCAGTGGTAAAGGCGGAACTGGTAAAACTCTTGTATCTGTAAACTTAGCAGCTGTAGCAAAAAAATCTACGTATATAGATTGTGATGTAGAGGAACCGAATGGATATCTTTTTTTAAAACCAAAAAAAATACAAACAGAAAAAATTTCTGTTAAGATACCATATGTAAATGAAAGTTTATGTTCTGGTTGTAGAAAATGTGTAGAATTTTGTAAATTTAATGCATTAGCTTATATCAGTAATAAAGTAATAGTTTTTGATGAAGTATGCCACTCATGCGGTGGTTGTTCTCTGCTTTGCCCACAAAAGGCTATAACAGAAAATGAAAAAGTTATTGGAAAAGTAGAAAAGGGTATAAATGATAATGTTTCTGTCTTTACTGGTATTTTAAATACAGGAGAGGCTTCTGGTATACCAATAATTAAAAATTTATTAAATGGAGATTCCAATAAAAAGGAACTAACTTTTATAGACTGTCCACCTGGAAGCGCATGTATAGTTATGGAAAGCATAAAAGATGCTGATTATTGTATCTTGGTAGCAGAGCCAACTTTATTTGGTGTTCACAATCTAAGTATGGTATATGAACTTGTAAAATTATTCAACAAACCATTTGGGGTAGTCCTTAATAAGTGCTTAGATAAAGAAAATCCAGCAGAGAAATTTTGCGTAGAAAGGGATATAAAAATTTTAGCTAAAATACCATTTGATAAAGAACTTGGAGATTTAAATTCTAGTGCAAAAATTGCAGTTAAAGAAAACAATAAGTATAACTCTATATTTATGTCCTTGTTACAAGATGTGATTAAGGAGGTTAAAAGTTATGAAACAACTGTTAATCCTTAG
- the rbsB gene encoding ribose ABC transporter substrate-binding protein RbsB → MKKIKRVLSLVVVAVMLTMLVACNTTETADNEEVKTIGLAISTLNNPFFVDLEAGAKAKAEELGVTIVTLDSQDDSATEMSNVEDLINQGVDLIMINPTDSDAVKSAVEAANNANIPVITLDRGANGGEVVSHIASDNVAGGKLAGEYIVELLGGNGKVVELEGIPGASAARDRGEGFNAAIAESNIEVVAKQTANFDRAEGLSVMENILQAQSEIDAVFAHNDEMALGAIEAIKASGRDILVVGFDATDDAKAAVENGEMAATVEQLPKEIGSLGVQTALKILNNEEVESTIPVDLQLVTK, encoded by the coding sequence ATGAAAAAAATTAAAAGAGTATTAAGTTTAGTTGTTGTAGCAGTAATGTTGACAATGTTAGTTGCATGCAATACTACTGAAACTGCAGACAATGAAGAAGTAAAAACAATCGGGCTTGCGATATCGACTTTAAATAATCCATTCTTTGTGGATCTTGAAGCCGGAGCAAAAGCAAAAGCCGAAGAACTTGGCGTAACAATTGTTACTCTTGACTCACAAGATGACTCTGCTACAGAGATGTCTAATGTAGAAGATTTGATTAATCAAGGGGTTGATTTAATAATGATTAATCCAACTGATTCAGATGCAGTTAAAAGCGCTGTAGAAGCTGCAAATAATGCTAATATTCCTGTTATAACATTGGACAGAGGTGCTAACGGTGGCGAAGTTGTTTCCCATATAGCTTCTGACAATGTTGCTGGTGGAAAACTCGCTGGAGAATATATAGTAGAATTATTAGGTGGAAATGGTAAAGTTGTTGAACTTGAAGGAATCCCAGGGGCATCTGCAGCTAGAGACAGAGGAGAAGGATTTAACGCTGCAATAGCAGAAAGCAATATTGAAGTAGTAGCAAAACAAACTGCGAATTTTGATAGAGCTGAAGGATTATCTGTAATGGAAAACATTCTTCAGGCACAATCTGAAATAGATGCTGTATTTGCTCATAATGACGAAATGGCACTAGGTGCAATTGAAGCAATTAAAGCATCTGGCAGAGATATACTTGTTGTTGGCTTTGATGCTACTGATGATGCAAAAGCTGCTGTAGAAAATGGTGAAATGGCTGCTACTGTAGAACAATTACCTAAAGAAATAGGTTCGTTAGGAGTTCAAACAGCCTTAAAAATATTAAATAATGAGGAAGTTGAAAGTACAATTCCTGTTGATTTACAGTTAGTTACTAAATAA
- a CDS encoding sugar ABC transporter ATP-binding protein, with translation MKHINKEFSGVKVLKNVDFNIYKGKVMALVGENGAGKSTLMKILTGIYLKTEGEIYLNGENVNFNDTLESQNSGIAIIHQELNLIQDISIGENIFLGREPITSNRRILWNELYKNTQIWLNKLGLEENPKELVKNISIGKQQLVEIAKALSVDAKVIIMDEPTGALSPTETEKLFDVIRDLKNEGKSIVYISHRLKEIFEICDDVTVLRDGEFIGEKSIDSIDEDTIIEMMVGRKLNEQYPRIETEIGDEILKVENLSNQFVKDVSFSLYEGETLGVTGLVGAERTELMRTIYGIYSYSKGDIYLHGTKINIQSPMDALNLGIAYVTEDRKSNGIINGMNVRENITLSSLKMFQSILGYVDKRKEEIESKKYIENISIKTTGTNQLLKFLSGGNQQKVSIAKNLMTEPKVLILDEPTRGVDVGARKEIYDLINKFKSEGMSIIMVSSDIPEVLGISDRIMVMHEGRVSGFLQRQEATQESIMTLAVGKDVK, from the coding sequence ATGAAACATATAAACAAAGAATTTTCTGGCGTAAAAGTACTAAAAAATGTGGATTTTAATATTTATAAAGGCAAAGTTATGGCATTGGTTGGCGAAAATGGAGCAGGTAAATCTACATTAATGAAAATTCTAACTGGTATTTATTTGAAAACAGAGGGAGAAATTTATCTTAATGGAGAGAACGTTAACTTCAATGACACTTTAGAATCCCAGAATTCTGGAATTGCAATTATTCATCAAGAACTAAACTTAATTCAAGACATTTCTATTGGAGAAAATATATTTTTAGGTAGAGAGCCTATTACGTCTAACAGAAGAATTCTATGGAATGAGCTATATAAAAACACTCAAATATGGCTAAACAAGTTAGGGTTAGAAGAAAATCCTAAAGAGTTAGTAAAAAATATAAGTATAGGGAAACAACAACTAGTAGAAATCGCCAAAGCTCTTTCTGTAGATGCAAAGGTAATTATAATGGATGAACCAACAGGAGCTTTATCCCCTACGGAAACAGAGAAACTCTTTGATGTAATAAGAGATTTAAAGAACGAAGGAAAGAGCATAGTATATATTTCCCACAGGCTTAAGGAAATTTTTGAGATATGTGATGATGTAACAGTTTTAAGAGACGGCGAGTTCATTGGTGAAAAAAGTATTGATAGCATTGATGAAGATACAATTATTGAGATGATGGTTGGGAGAAAACTCAATGAACAGTATCCAAGAATAGAAACTGAAATTGGAGATGAAATATTAAAGGTTGAAAATTTAAGTAATCAATTTGTCAAAGATGTCTCCTTTTCATTATATGAAGGAGAGACTTTAGGTGTTACTGGTCTTGTAGGTGCTGAAAGAACAGAACTTATGAGAACTATATACGGTATTTATTCTTATAGTAAAGGTGATATTTACTTACATGGCACAAAGATAAACATTCAGTCTCCTATGGATGCATTAAATCTTGGCATTGCATATGTTACTGAAGATAGGAAATCAAATGGAATTATAAATGGTATGAATGTAAGAGAAAATATTACATTATCCTCTTTGAAAATGTTTCAAAGTATATTAGGTTATGTTGATAAAAGAAAAGAAGAAATTGAATCGAAAAAATACATAGAAAATATATCAATAAAAACTACAGGTACAAATCAGTTATTAAAATTTCTAAGTGGAGGAAACCAACAAAAGGTTTCCATAGCAAAGAATCTCATGACTGAGCCAAAAGTGCTTATTTTGGATGAACCGACAAGAGGTGTTGATGTAGGTGCAAGAAAAGAAATTTATGATTTAATAAATAAATTCAAAAGTGAGGGAATGAGTATAATCATGGTATCTTCAGATATTCCTGAAGTGCTTGGAATAAGCGACAGAATTATGGTAATGCATGAGGGACGGGTTTCTGGGTTTTTACAAAGACAAGAAGCTACTCAGGAAAGCATTATGACCCTTGCTGTAGGAAAGGATGTGAAATAG
- the rbsD gene encoding D-ribose pyranase: MKKGKLLNSEISYVISKMGHTDSLTIGDCGLPIPDGVQRIDLAVIKGIPKFIPVLQAILEEQLVEKVILAEEIKENNSELNKEIIEILKQEERKSDRLINVEYIPHEYLKQETAKSKAVIRTGEYKPYANIILVSGVTFN; this comes from the coding sequence ATGAAAAAAGGGAAACTTTTAAATTCAGAAATTTCCTATGTTATTAGTAAAATGGGACATACTGATAGTCTAACTATTGGAGACTGCGGACTTCCTATACCTGATGGTGTTCAAAGAATTGATTTAGCTGTAATAAAAGGTATACCAAAGTTTATTCCTGTTTTACAGGCTATTTTAGAAGAACAGTTAGTCGAGAAAGTTATTCTTGCTGAAGAAATTAAAGAAAATAATTCAGAATTGAATAAAGAAATTATTGAAATTCTTAAACAAGAGGAAAGAAAAAGTGATAGATTAATTAATGTCGAATACATTCCTCACGAATATCTAAAGCAAGAAACTGCAAAATCAAAAGCTGTAATAAGAACAGGTGAATATAAACCTTATGCGAATATCATTTTAGTTTCTGGTGTTACATTTAACTAG
- a CDS encoding DUF5320 domain-containing protein: MPGRNGTGPVGYGPMTGRGMGYCTGAYPSGNGAWTGNRYGRGFGYQLGCGYGRGYGYGRRNNMYYPERFSKVDERELINDEKEYLQDRLNYLNEELERLSEDNK, from the coding sequence ATGCCAGGTAGAAATGGAACTGGTCCAGTTGGATATGGTCCAATGACTGGAAGAGGTATGGGATATTGTACAGGAGCGTATCCAAGTGGCAATGGTGCTTGGACAGGTAATAGATATGGAAGAGGTTTTGGTTATCAATTAGGTTGCGGTTATGGAAGAGGATATGGTTATGGAAGAAGAAATAACATGTATTATCCTGAAAGGTTCTCAAAGGTAGATGAAAGAGAATTAATTAATGACGAAAAAGAATATCTTCAAGATAGACTTAATTATTTAAACGAAGAATTGGAAAGACTATCAGAAGATAATAAGTAA
- the rbsC gene encoding ribose ABC transporter permease, giving the protein MPVKVKNILKNKPLIVLLVASVVVAILNPRFLTWGNILTVLRQTSINAVIATGMTFAILVGGIDLSVGSVLGLCGAIAATMISSGINIVLVVLITLLLGLVIGLINGTFITTGGLQPFIATLGTVTLLRGVILVFTQGRPISIGNTTGSAMFSKIGTGFIGPIPIPVYIMVLMFIIAYYILNHTRIGRYIYASGSNEEATMYSGIKTNRVKLFVYSVSGMMAGLAGILITARLGSAQPTAGAGYELDAIAAVVLGGTSMAGGIGTIGGTAIGALIIGVLNNALNLMQVSSYYQDVAKGIVILIAVLLDRKQKSSR; this is encoded by the coding sequence ATGCCGGTAAAAGTTAAAAATATTCTTAAAAATAAACCACTAATTGTGCTTCTTGTGGCATCCGTTGTTGTTGCAATACTAAATCCAAGATTTTTGACTTGGGGAAATATATTGACTGTACTTAGACAAACATCAATTAACGCAGTTATTGCTACTGGAATGACATTTGCTATTCTTGTTGGAGGAATAGACTTATCAGTAGGTTCTGTTCTTGGGCTTTGCGGAGCTATAGCAGCAACAATGATTTCATCAGGAATTAATATTGTTCTAGTTGTTTTAATTACTTTGCTTTTAGGATTGGTTATTGGACTTATTAATGGAACTTTTATTACTACAGGAGGACTACAGCCATTCATAGCAACATTAGGAACTGTAACTCTATTAAGAGGTGTAATCTTGGTATTTACACAAGGTAGGCCAATTAGTATAGGAAATACTACAGGATCTGCAATGTTTTCAAAAATAGGAACAGGATTTATTGGACCTATTCCAATACCAGTGTATATTATGGTTTTAATGTTTATAATAGCATATTATATACTTAATCATACACGGATTGGAAGGTACATTTATGCTTCAGGGTCAAATGAAGAAGCTACTATGTATTCAGGAATAAAAACAAATCGTGTAAAACTTTTTGTTTATTCTGTATCTGGGATGATGGCTGGACTTGCAGGAATATTAATTACAGCAAGATTAGGATCAGCTCAGCCAACTGCAGGTGCAGGCTATGAACTAGATGCTATTGCAGCCGTTGTACTTGGAGGAACAAGTATGGCTGGAGGAATAGGAACAATAGGAGGAACAGCTATTGGTGCCTTAATTATAGGAGTATTAAATAATGCTTTAAATCTTATGCAAGTTTCATCATATTATCAAGACGTAGCAAAAGGAATAGTTATTTTAATTGCTGTGTTGTTAGATAGAAAGCAAAAATCATCAAGGTAA
- a CDS encoding transposase, with product MSIKYSQLTLAENFSECQDLLTSDTSTFFSLLEEHINLCDFIPVEFYCAFHLSIGRKRDYPLKGFLSALILQKILTIPTDALLINLLSLCRELRDFCGFTKVPDAPMFTRFKQTFIPQLELMFSKMVDYTEPICQAIDSTLASIITLDTSGIELYVKENNPKYLNTLIRQLKTYYKNNLNVDPYKMAYGLMPSQATSSPDAKQMYINGHFCYADKFAIITNGLGLVRNIAFLDDDFKQKHQDIEIDKKSDSPDEDKSIGDSSALKPVLQDFFELHPDFHPSTFLGDSAFDTIETYTFLKDEFNFKKAIIPYNTRNESTLKKVGYNEYGYPLCPNDSSLVMKYCGPCREKGRADRIKWICPKVHMERGQFVCNCDNPCSTAKKGRTTYTYENMSFRMFPGLQRDSDEWNELYKIRTVVERAINHFKMNMCIAGRKSRDHLTTKADVLIAGIASQFTAIIAHRLSCPQYLRSLKPLIA from the coding sequence ATGTCTATTAAATACTCTCAGCTAACACTTGCTGAAAATTTCAGTGAATGTCAAGATTTACTAACATCTGACACATCTACATTCTTCTCACTATTAGAAGAACATATTAATTTATGTGATTTCATACCAGTGGAATTTTACTGTGCTTTCCACTTATCAATAGGCAGAAAAAGGGATTATCCTTTAAAAGGATTTTTATCTGCTTTAATATTGCAGAAGATATTAACCATTCCTACTGATGCTTTACTTATCAATTTACTTTCTTTATGTCGCGAATTGCGTGATTTCTGTGGTTTTACAAAAGTGCCTGACGCCCCTATGTTTACACGTTTTAAACAGACCTTTATACCTCAATTAGAGCTTATGTTCTCTAAAATGGTTGACTATACTGAACCTATCTGTCAAGCTATCGATTCTACCCTTGCTTCAATTATTACACTTGATACTTCCGGAATTGAATTATATGTTAAAGAAAACAATCCTAAGTATTTGAATACTCTCATTAGACAGCTTAAAACTTACTATAAGAATAATCTTAACGTTGATCCATACAAAATGGCTTATGGTCTAATGCCTTCTCAAGCTACATCTTCTCCTGATGCTAAACAGATGTACATTAATGGTCATTTCTGTTATGCCGACAAATTTGCTATTATCACCAATGGTTTAGGACTTGTGCGTAATATTGCTTTCTTGGATGATGACTTCAAACAAAAGCATCAAGATATTGAAATTGACAAGAAATCCGATTCCCCTGACGAGGATAAATCAATCGGTGATTCTTCTGCATTAAAACCGGTTTTACAAGACTTCTTTGAACTTCATCCTGATTTTCACCCATCGACTTTTCTTGGAGATTCCGCCTTTGATACTATTGAAACCTATACTTTTTTAAAAGATGAATTTAATTTTAAAAAAGCAATTATCCCTTACAATACAAGGAATGAAAGTACTCTTAAAAAAGTTGGTTACAATGAATATGGTTATCCATTATGTCCAAATGACTCCTCTTTGGTTATGAAATATTGTGGGCCTTGCCGTGAAAAGGGTCGTGCCGACCGTATAAAATGGATATGCCCTAAAGTTCATATGGAAAGAGGTCAATTTGTTTGTAATTGTGACAATCCGTGCAGCACTGCCAAAAAAGGTAGAACTACTTACACTTATGAAAATATGAGTTTTCGTATGTTTCCAGGCTTACAACGTGATTCTGATGAATGGAATGAGTTGTATAAAATACGTACTGTTGTAGAAAGAGCCATTAACCATTTTAAAATGAACATGTGCATAGCCGGAAGAAAATCTCGTGACCATCTTACTACTAAAGCTGATGTGCTTATTGCAGGAATTGCTAGTCAATTCACAGCAATTATCGCACACAGATTAAGTTGTCCACAGTATCTTAGAAGTCTTAAACCACTAATTGCATAA
- a CDS encoding SDR family NAD(P)-dependent oxidoreductase — MKLKNKVAIVTGSTSGMGRATAILFAREGAKVVVTGRNEERAKAVVEQIKGEGNEAIYVLIDTSKVEDAKVLLDKTLEAYGTVDILFNNAGSLSMSPLQEVTLEEWDKVFNVNVTSALYLTQLVAPVMKEKGKGVIINTSSVAAYAAHHGFAAYISSKHAMNGLTKSMAWELGPEIRVNAIAPGAIHTAMVDSIGGPDVLTHMIEGCPLKRVGQPEDIASVALFLASDDSSFIDGQIIRVDGGVEA; from the coding sequence ATGAAATTAAAAAACAAAGTAGCAATTGTTACTGGATCAACTTCAGGAATGGGTAGAGCAACTGCAATATTATTTGCACGTGAAGGAGCAAAGGTTGTTGTTACTGGTAGAAATGAAGAAAGAGCAAAAGCTGTAGTAGAACAAATAAAAGGTGAGGGCAATGAAGCAATTTATGTACTTATTGATACCTCAAAGGTAGAAGATGCTAAGGTTCTTCTCGATAAAACATTAGAGGCTTACGGAACTGTTGACATCTTATTTAATAATGCAGGTTCATTGAGTATGTCTCCACTTCAAGAAGTAACATTAGAAGAATGGGATAAGGTTTTTAATGTAAATGTAACATCCGCACTTTATCTTACTCAATTAGTAGCACCTGTTATGAAAGAAAAAGGAAAAGGCGTTATTATTAATACTTCTTCAGTTGCTGCATACGCAGCACACCATGGCTTTGCTGCTTATATTTCTTCTAAACATGCAATGAATGGTTTGACAAAATCAATGGCATGGGAACTTGGACCAGAAATTCGTGTTAATGCAATTGCTCCAGGTGCAATACACACAGCTATGGTAGATAGTATTGGTGGTCCTGATGTATTAACTCATATGATTGAAGGATGTCCTTTAAAAAGGGTTGGACAACCTGAAGATATTGCTTCTGTAGCTTTATTTCTAGCTTCTGATGATTCATCTTTTATCGACGGTCAAATTATTAGAGTTGATGGTGGAGTTGAAGCATAA
- a CDS encoding carbon starvation CstA family protein translates to MNALWLVIISIIIFIVAYITYGAWLAKQWGVDPTRKTPANVINDGIDYVPAKPAVLMGHHFASIAGAGPINGPIQAAIFGWVPVFLWIIVGGIFFGGVHDFGSLFASVRHDGKSIGEVINVNMGRRGKQLFSIFAWLTLLLVVAAFTNIVANTFATVPAAASSSLLFILLAVTFGFFVYRKGMSLGIGTVIGVVLLFLCVYLGYLFPLQLSVNTWIIILMVYIFVASTAPVWILLQPRDYLNSFLLYAMIAGAVIGILIFRPSIQLASVTSFNVNGQWLFPMLFVTVACGAISGFHSLVGSGTTSKQIDNEADALKIGYGGMLIECVLAVIALVTAAYISQGELTELLKGGPVNVFSDGVGVFMSKFGIPFEVGKAFVALAVSAFALTSLDTATRLNRFIFQEFFEDPSKEEKSPLTNMYISTAITVLIGGFLAAGGYAKIWPIFGSANQLLAALALLAIAVWLKKTGKNYHMLVIPMIFMLVVTLFALGFLIKANIAAGNIILVIFPVLLFVLAIVLAKEGYGIVFKKDDIENVSKS, encoded by the coding sequence ATGAATGCATTATGGTTAGTAATCATTAGTATTATTATTTTTATTGTGGCTTATATTACTTACGGAGCATGGCTAGCTAAACAGTGGGGAGTTGATCCAACGAGAAAGACACCTGCAAATGTGATAAATGACGGTATAGATTATGTTCCAGCAAAACCCGCAGTACTAATGGGACATCACTTTGCTTCTATAGCTGGTGCAGGACCTATTAATGGACCTATTCAAGCTGCAATATTTGGATGGGTACCAGTATTTCTTTGGATTATTGTTGGTGGTATATTTTTCGGAGGAGTTCATGACTTTGGTTCATTATTTGCTTCTGTTCGTCATGACGGTAAATCAATCGGAGAAGTTATTAACGTAAATATGGGAAGAAGAGGTAAACAATTATTTTCAATATTTGCATGGTTAACACTTCTTTTGGTTGTTGCAGCATTTACTAATATTGTTGCTAATACTTTTGCAACTGTTCCAGCAGCAGCATCATCATCATTGCTTTTTATATTATTAGCAGTAACTTTTGGATTTTTCGTTTACAGAAAAGGAATGTCATTAGGTATAGGAACAGTAATTGGCGTAGTATTATTATTTTTATGTGTTTATTTAGGATATTTGTTCCCACTTCAATTAAGTGTTAATACATGGATAATCATATTGATGGTTTATATATTTGTAGCATCTACTGCACCAGTATGGATATTGTTACAACCTAGAGACTATCTTAACTCGTTTTTGCTTTATGCAATGATAGCAGGTGCAGTAATAGGTATACTTATATTTAGACCTTCAATTCAACTTGCTTCAGTAACTTCATTCAATGTAAATGGACAATGGTTGTTTCCTATGCTTTTTGTTACAGTAGCGTGTGGAGCTATATCAGGATTCCACTCATTAGTAGGTTCAGGAACAACATCTAAACAAATAGATAATGAAGCTGACGCATTAAAAATTGGATATGGTGGTATGCTTATCGAATGTGTATTAGCAGTTATAGCATTAGTAACAGCTGCATATATATCTCAAGGAGAATTGACTGAGCTTCTTAAAGGTGGACCTGTAAATGTTTTTTCTGATGGAGTTGGAGTATTCATGTCGAAATTTGGTATTCCTTTTGAAGTAGGTAAAGCTTTTGTTGCATTAGCAGTATCTGCATTTGCATTAACTAGCCTTGATACTGCAACAAGACTTAATAGGTTTATATTCCAAGAATTCTTCGAAGATCCATCAAAAGAAGAAAAATCACCTCTTACTAATATGTATATTTCAACTGCAATAACTGTTTTAATTGGTGGTTTCTTAGCAGCAGGTGGATACGCAAAAATATGGCCTATATTTGGTTCTGCAAATCAATTATTGGCAGCACTAGCATTGTTAGCAATAGCAGTATGGCTTAAGAAAACAGGTAAAAACTATCATATGTTAGTTATACCTATGATTTTCATGTTAGTAGTAACACTATTTGCATTAGGATTCTTGATTAAAGCAAATATAGCTGCTGGCAATATTATACTTGTCATATTCCCAGTGTTATTGTTTGTCTTAGCAATAGTACTTGCAAAAGAAGGATATGGTATAGTATTTAAGAAAGATGATATTGAAAATGTATCAAAATCGTAA
- a CDS encoding LacI family DNA-binding transcriptional regulator: MKITIKEVAKEAGVSIATVSMIINKKDKNITDATRMKVLEVVKKHNYIPNAMAGSLVTQRTNIIGLILPDITNPFFPGIARGAEDKANKSGYSIIFCNTDDQLEVEEKYIENLTKKMVDGIIIAHSSNSKKMPKILERCKAPVILIDRDFYSENIRGKVLVDNLNGAYKGVNYLIKNGYKKIAFLSGSLKTRTATDRLEGYKMALKDNSIKFNELLVKSGEYRIEWGKNGVKKLLSTNEDFDSIFCGNDLIAIGAMKELKENGYHIPEDIGVMGFDDIYMAGLVDPPLTTIRQPIYEMGYKAMELLIDNINNKNNKISNPQKMKSIILETKIIERNSTNPL; this comes from the coding sequence ATGAAAATTACAATAAAAGAAGTGGCAAAAGAAGCAGGGGTTTCTATTGCCACAGTATCAATGATTATAAACAAAAAAGATAAAAATATAACTGATGCTACGAGGATGAAGGTTTTGGAGGTTGTTAAGAAACATAATTACATTCCAAATGCAATGGCAGGAAGCCTTGTAACACAGCGAACTAATATTATTGGTTTAATTCTACCAGACATAACAAATCCGTTTTTCCCTGGTATTGCAAGAGGAGCGGAAGATAAGGCGAATAAATCAGGTTATAGTATTATTTTTTGCAATACAGATGACCAACTGGAAGTAGAAGAAAAATATATAGAAAATCTTACAAAAAAAATGGTAGATGGAATAATTATAGCACATTCATCTAATAGTAAAAAAATGCCTAAAATATTAGAAAGATGTAAGGCGCCGGTTATACTTATTGATAGAGATTTTTATTCAGAAAATATAAGAGGAAAAGTTCTTGTTGATAATTTAAATGGTGCATATAAAGGTGTGAATTATTTAATTAAAAATGGTTACAAAAAAATTGCATTTTTATCTGGGTCTCTAAAAACAAGAACAGCTACAGATAGATTAGAAGGATATAAGATGGCATTAAAAGATAATTCCATTAAATTTAATGAGCTGCTAGTAAAAAGCGGAGAATATAGAATTGAATGGGGAAAAAATGGAGTTAAAAAATTATTATCTACAAATGAGGATTTTGATTCTATTTTTTGTGGAAACGATCTTATTGCTATAGGAGCAATGAAAGAGCTAAAAGAAAATGGATATCATATTCCCGAGGATATAGGAGTAATGGGGTTTGATGATATTTATATGGCTGGTCTTGTAGATCCTCCATTAACAACGATAAGACAGCCAATATATGAAATGGGTTATAAAGCAATGGAATTATTAATAGATAATATTAATAATAAAAATAACAAGATAAGTAATCCACAGAAAATGAAATCCATAATTCTTGAAACAAAGATTATTGAGAGAAATTCTACTAATCCATTATAA
- a CDS encoding DUF134 domain-containing protein, whose protein sequence is MPRPMKWRRVCSLPESNRFGPLNTPADVEHFVMMTVDEYETIRLIDLEGLNQEECANQMNIARTTVQGIYNEARKKIAESLVNGKVLRIEGGNYELCEGNGQNFGCGRCRRHRFGNKSE, encoded by the coding sequence ATGCCGAGACCAATGAAGTGGAGAAGGGTATGTTCCCTGCCAGAAAGTAATCGATTTGGACCCCTTAATACCCCAGCTGATGTAGAACATTTTGTAATGATGACAGTAGATGAATATGAAACTATAAGATTAATAGATTTAGAAGGTTTAAATCAAGAAGAGTGTGCAAATCAAATGAATATAGCACGTACAACTGTTCAAGGTATATACAATGAAGCAAGAAAAAAAATAGCAGAGTCCCTTGTAAATGGAAAAGTGTTAAGGATTGAAGGGGGAAATTACGAGTTATGTGAAGGAAATGGCCAAAATTTTGGTTGCGGAAGATGTCGCAGACATAGATTTGGCAATAAAAGCGAATAG